The following are from one region of the Candidatus Kryptoniota bacterium genome:
- a CDS encoding redoxin domain-containing protein: MQKQLMRNTRNVLPQEIPWMFLFLIVVGNLLSGCGLGMSDMYRNPVEQDEDVRSLHVLMPTFPGVSDKYWFNTYGDTLNLKEKIVLIDFWDYTCVNCIQTLPYLKEWYARYEKLGLVIIGVHSPEFEFAKQKENILNAICQFGIRYPVVMDNDFQIWNEFGNRYWPAEYIFDSEGVLRSVHFGEGNYGATEETIQRLLRDINPKVVLPPVMGPVRPTDTPGACCYRTTAETYLGYERGTIANTSSSEREHDYEYSAPASIAEDKCYLTGKWDVENQYVRYAGKPGEGSLTINYIAKGAELVIRTDASFLKSADPLTVYILQDGKPLLPDARGDDVQVDSSGRTFIVVESARMYSLTMNAAYGRHVLTLLPTSDAFSAYAFTFITACQADSD; this comes from the coding sequence ATGCAGAAACAGCTCATGAGAAATACCAGAAATGTGCTTCCTCAGGAAATTCCCTGGATGTTTCTCTTTTTGATTGTGGTCGGGAATCTCCTCTCCGGCTGCGGACTCGGGATGTCAGATATGTACCGCAACCCTGTGGAACAGGATGAAGACGTGAGGAGCTTGCATGTCTTGATGCCCACTTTCCCTGGGGTGAGCGACAAATATTGGTTCAACACATACGGCGACACTCTAAACCTCAAGGAAAAAATCGTCCTGATCGATTTCTGGGATTACACATGCGTCAATTGTATTCAAACGCTTCCTTACCTGAAGGAATGGTACGCACGATACGAAAAACTTGGCCTTGTAATCATCGGAGTCCATTCACCGGAATTTGAATTTGCGAAACAAAAGGAGAACATATTGAACGCGATTTGTCAATTTGGAATCCGGTATCCCGTAGTAATGGATAATGATTTTCAAATATGGAATGAATTCGGCAACAGGTATTGGCCCGCGGAGTACATATTCGACTCGGAAGGCGTACTTCGCTCTGTCCACTTCGGCGAAGGAAACTATGGCGCGACGGAGGAAACGATACAGAGACTCCTGCGCGATATTAATCCCAAAGTCGTTCTCCCACCTGTCATGGGACCGGTTCGCCCAACCGACACGCCAGGGGCCTGCTGTTACAGGACAACTGCGGAGACTTATCTCGGTTACGAACGAGGCACAATTGCGAACACATCGAGTTCAGAGCGCGAACATGATTACGAATATTCTGCACCCGCCTCGATTGCCGAAGACAAATGTTACTTGACGGGGAAGTGGGATGTTGAGAACCAATACGTACGATATGCCGGGAAGCCTGGCGAAGGCTCTCTCACAATAAACTACATTGCGAAAGGAGCGGAACTTGTGATCAGGACTGATGCCTCGTTTCTAAAATCCGCTGATCCACTTACCGTTTACATTTTGCAGGACGGGAAACCTTTACTGCCCGACGCCCGGGGAGACGATGTGCAAGTCGATAGTTCCGGGCGAACGTTTATCGTAGTCGAAAGCGCGAGGATGTATTCTCTCACTATGAACGCCGCTTACGGAAGACATGTCCTGACACTTCTGCCAACATCTGATGCTTTTTCCGCCTACGCGTTCACTTTCATAACGGCGTGTCAGGCGGACTCGGACTGA
- a CDS encoding ATP-binding protein, with protein sequence MFSTLRAKVAAGFTVLVVINVVVSVWSIYNFNQLTQAITTLVKQNYQNVIAVQNMVVALERDNSSQLVMLNGSLDVGYDDFTNNHTDFFVWFRQAQERSNASDRAIDILKDIEANYKKYSDATDILYGLVITRSHLYAQQYHSRTILPIFDRIKGDCSQLLDMNNNAMVQTDTKAGDISTQATVAVVGAALLAIVLSIVASWQFSQYILEPAEKLTDTVRKLGRGLLDVRANISSNDEIGELSREFNRMAERLSKYEEINIEKLISEKKKSEAIVGTISDPIIVVDSERNVVLMNQLAEELFDVSEEASAGKAFQNVVRNKDLQNYVSRCIGGESLKNIPPYFEMSFGGEERYFRIKLNSSKDKTGSVTGVILILQDVTQFKELDKMKSEFLARVSHEFRTPLTSINMTLDILKEEHVGRVNKGQRELLAAAKEDAERLTKLVRELLQLSRLESGRTQIKQDRIDVKSLVDFSVQPVLLQFKDKNVRLTLNIDEAIPEFVADFQQLSWVISNLVTNALRFTDSGGSVTIDATTNGDDLLVAVRDTGCGIEEDELQKVFDKFVQLRDSANPSPGSVGLGLSIAKEIVELYGGRIGVESKVGIGSVFTFSIPIKNRVSSEKEIPA encoded by the coding sequence ATGTTTAGCACGCTTCGAGCCAAAGTTGCAGCAGGATTCACGGTCCTTGTCGTTATCAACGTCGTTGTCAGCGTGTGGTCGATTTATAATTTCAATCAGCTGACACAAGCGATCACGACTCTGGTGAAACAGAATTACCAGAATGTCATTGCGGTCCAGAACATGGTGGTCGCTCTCGAGCGGGACAACAGCTCACAACTGGTAATGTTGAATGGCAGTCTCGATGTAGGATACGATGATTTCACGAACAACCACACGGATTTTTTCGTGTGGTTCAGGCAGGCTCAGGAGAGGTCGAATGCTTCGGATCGCGCGATAGACATACTTAAAGATATAGAGGCGAACTACAAGAAGTATTCGGATGCCACGGACATTCTGTACGGGCTCGTCATTACACGCAGTCACTTATACGCGCAACAATACCACAGCAGAACTATTCTACCCATCTTCGACAGGATCAAGGGAGACTGCTCTCAGCTTCTCGACATGAACAATAACGCCATGGTACAGACTGACACAAAGGCGGGAGACATCTCTACTCAGGCAACGGTCGCAGTAGTGGGCGCGGCCCTTTTGGCAATCGTACTTAGCATAGTGGCAAGCTGGCAATTTTCTCAGTACATACTCGAGCCGGCGGAGAAGCTGACCGACACTGTAAGGAAACTCGGTAGGGGGCTGCTGGACGTCAGGGCAAATATCAGCTCCAACGATGAAATCGGCGAGTTGAGCCGCGAATTCAACAGGATGGCAGAGCGCCTGTCGAAATATGAAGAGATCAATATCGAAAAACTGATCTCCGAAAAGAAAAAATCCGAGGCGATAGTAGGGACAATCTCCGATCCGATCATTGTAGTGGACAGCGAGCGGAACGTGGTCCTGATGAACCAGCTAGCTGAAGAGCTTTTTGACGTATCCGAGGAAGCGTCAGCAGGAAAAGCTTTTCAAAATGTCGTGCGCAACAAAGACCTGCAGAACTATGTCAGCCGGTGCATCGGAGGCGAGTCACTTAAGAATATCCCTCCGTATTTTGAAATGTCGTTCGGCGGAGAAGAAAGATATTTCCGGATCAAGCTGAACTCCTCCAAGGACAAGACCGGAAGTGTAACCGGCGTTATTCTCATTTTGCAGGACGTGACCCAATTCAAAGAACTCGACAAGATGAAGTCTGAGTTTCTCGCCCGCGTGTCGCACGAGTTCAGGACCCCCCTGACTTCAATCAATATGACGCTCGATATATTAAAAGAAGAACACGTCGGCCGGGTGAACAAGGGTCAAAGAGAACTTCTTGCTGCAGCAAAGGAAGACGCTGAAAGGCTCACAAAGCTGGTGAGAGAGCTTCTCCAGCTTTCCCGCCTGGAATCGGGCAGGACTCAAATCAAGCAGGATCGTATCGACGTGAAGTCCCTTGTAGATTTTTCAGTCCAGCCGGTGCTGCTGCAATTCAAGGACAAGAATGTGAGACTCACGTTGAACATTGATGAGGCCATCCCGGAATTCGTTGCAGACTTTCAGCAGTTATCATGGGTGATATCGAATCTGGTAACTAATGCCCTGCGATTCACAGACTCGGGCGGCAGCGTTACCATTGACGCCACAACGAACGGAGACGATCTACTTGTTGCGGTTCGAGACACAGGGTGCGGAATAGAGGAGGATGAATTGCAGAAAGTCTTCGATAAATTCGTACAGCTCAGGGACTCCGCAAATCCGTCGCCCGGCTCGGTCGGACTCGGACTATCAATTGCCAAGGAGATTGTCGAACTTTATGGCGGGCGGATAGGAGTTGAGAGCAAAGTTGGTATCGGCAGTGTGTTCACTTTTTCTATTCCCATCAAGAACAGGGTTTCCAGCGAGAAAGAGATACCCGCATGA
- a CDS encoding cytochrome c3 family protein, producing the protein MKNSVVLLAGAIFSILGAFSSNADAQSIDDCLACHSDSTLTMVKAGRTISLYVDSSAFKSSTHGDQTCVDCHAGFDPTNVPHKKDITPVDCNTCHGISFGAGTPTKSAHGAVECYSCHGKHDIQPAKNLSSSSTCLSCHPAERKFLSSPHAIVTSGKPVPGCETCHQKAHDVRISVALKGLTSDTLCSRCHKEEREELKGGIHEGVFEKGTLSCTTCHSPHDATVSRLSISRNACFRCHTDKELFRGVNSHNGQDLTSLVQSYQHSIHVESLGKIGKGATCVDCHGSHLIRPANDPQSPVSRSNIVSTCGRCHADVKTHYLNSSHGKAFVAGLALAPVCTDCHNEHSINSISDANSPVSRANEPKICLDCHLGNNAVLKLVGVSPAFLQSIKYSVHLQALSKGNLKAATCSDCHGAHDMLPAGDPNSKVFRNNIPSTCGQKGCHENVGSKYFAGIHGKAMAEGNSGAPVCTDCHGDHQILAQSNPQSSVSGGNVVQVCSNCHGSLDLTQRYGLPSHAVGSYMDSYHGLATTGGLTTVANCASCHGAHDIRPSSDPASPINKANLAATCGKCHPGADAQFAAAAVHTLPESKKDPLLYWISQVYAVLIFGIIGLMVIHNTFDFFKKSKRKLKERRNPADHERIGSKLYLRMNRSERMQHWALLISFTLLVFTGFMLKFPDSWWVRMIRDIGGGGERVIELRSLLHRISAIVLIATAFFHVFYISFTQEGRLFIRNMVPKLKDARDVAQIVKYYLGVGKEKPRFDRFSYIEKAEYWALVWGTVVMVATGLILWFDNVSLGIFTKLGLDAATLIHYYEAILASLAIVAWHMYFVIFNPDVYPMNLSWLFGTITEEEMLEEHPLELERLKIESEVSEDIIVENGTLQRRDDEADVSN; encoded by the coding sequence GTGAAGAACTCGGTTGTTCTCCTGGCGGGTGCCATCTTCAGCATTCTTGGAGCCTTCTCTTCGAACGCAGACGCTCAATCCATCGATGACTGTCTTGCATGTCATTCAGACAGCACTCTTACTATGGTCAAAGCCGGCAGGACAATCAGTCTTTACGTCGATAGTTCGGCTTTCAAATCATCCACTCACGGAGATCAAACGTGCGTCGACTGTCACGCAGGATTCGACCCGACAAACGTTCCTCATAAGAAAGACATCACACCTGTTGACTGCAACACTTGTCATGGGATTTCGTTCGGTGCGGGCACACCCACGAAATCGGCTCACGGTGCAGTCGAGTGCTACAGTTGTCATGGCAAACATGATATTCAACCCGCAAAGAATCTCTCTTCCAGCTCGACTTGCTTGTCATGTCATCCCGCTGAAAGAAAGTTCTTAAGTTCGCCGCATGCGATTGTTACTTCGGGAAAACCAGTTCCGGGCTGCGAGACCTGTCACCAGAAGGCGCACGATGTCAGAATCTCAGTCGCGTTAAAAGGATTAACGAGCGACACGCTCTGCTCCCGATGTCATAAAGAAGAGAGAGAAGAATTAAAGGGAGGAATTCATGAAGGAGTTTTTGAGAAGGGAACTCTTTCTTGCACAACATGCCATTCACCTCACGATGCCACCGTATCAAGACTCTCTATTTCGCGAAATGCGTGTTTCAGATGTCATACTGATAAGGAACTTTTCCGTGGCGTAAACTCGCACAATGGTCAGGACCTTACCAGCCTGGTCCAGTCTTACCAGCACAGTATACACGTTGAGTCGCTTGGCAAGATTGGCAAGGGAGCCACATGCGTCGACTGTCATGGATCGCACCTAATCAGGCCGGCAAATGATCCTCAATCTCCTGTATCCAGATCTAATATTGTCTCGACTTGCGGGAGATGCCATGCAGATGTGAAGACGCACTATCTCAACTCCTCTCACGGAAAGGCTTTTGTTGCGGGTCTGGCACTAGCGCCTGTCTGCACGGACTGTCACAACGAGCACAGCATTAACTCGATTTCCGACGCGAATTCGCCGGTTAGTCGTGCAAATGAACCAAAAATCTGTCTCGACTGTCACCTGGGTAACAATGCTGTTCTTAAGTTGGTGGGAGTATCTCCGGCATTCCTTCAGAGTATCAAGTACAGCGTTCACCTTCAGGCACTGTCGAAAGGGAATTTGAAAGCCGCAACCTGCAGTGACTGTCACGGCGCACATGACATGCTCCCGGCGGGCGATCCTAATTCAAAAGTTTTCAGGAACAATATTCCGTCAACCTGCGGCCAGAAAGGATGTCATGAGAACGTAGGGTCTAAGTACTTTGCAGGTATCCACGGCAAAGCGATGGCGGAAGGAAATAGCGGAGCGCCCGTATGCACTGACTGCCATGGAGATCATCAGATACTTGCACAGAGCAATCCTCAGTCGAGTGTCTCGGGCGGTAACGTGGTACAGGTTTGTTCAAACTGTCACGGCTCGCTGGACCTGACGCAGCGTTACGGACTTCCCAGTCATGCAGTGGGGAGTTACATGGATAGTTACCATGGACTGGCGACGACCGGCGGACTTACGACTGTTGCCAACTGCGCCAGCTGTCATGGTGCACATGATATCAGGCCTTCATCTGATCCCGCGTCGCCGATAAACAAGGCTAACCTTGCAGCGACTTGCGGCAAGTGTCATCCCGGAGCTGATGCACAATTCGCGGCTGCGGCCGTGCATACTCTTCCCGAATCGAAGAAAGATCCGCTTCTTTACTGGATTTCTCAAGTTTACGCGGTTCTCATTTTCGGAATCATTGGTCTGATGGTGATCCACAATACATTCGATTTCTTCAAGAAATCAAAGAGGAAGCTCAAAGAGCGAAGGAATCCCGCAGATCATGAACGAATCGGTTCGAAACTCTACTTGAGGATGAACCGAAGCGAGCGCATGCAGCATTGGGCGCTACTCATAAGTTTCACTCTTCTCGTGTTCACAGGCTTTATGCTGAAATTCCCTGACTCATGGTGGGTGAGAATGATTCGCGATATTGGCGGCGGCGGTGAAAGAGTTATTGAACTTCGCAGTCTTCTGCACAGGATCAGTGCAATCGTGCTTATCGCCACTGCATTTTTTCATGTATTTTATATATCTTTTACGCAGGAAGGACGGTTGTTTATTCGCAATATGGTTCCGAAGCTGAAAGACGCGAGGGATGTCGCCCAGATCGTGAAATATTATCTGGGCGTCGGGAAGGAGAAGCCACGCTTCGATCGGTTCAGCTATATTGAGAAGGCTGAGTATTGGGCACTCGTTTGGGGAACGGTTGTGATGGTAGCTACCGGACTGATCCTCTGGTTCGATAATGTTTCTCTCGGTATCTTCACGAAACTCGGTCTGGACGCGGCGACACTCATTCATTACTACGAAGCCATCCTCGCTTCGCTCGCGATCGTCGCGTGGCATATGTATTTCGTTATTTTCAATCCTGATGTTTACCCCATGAACCTCTCGTGGTTATTCGGTACCATCACTGAAGAGGAAATGCTGGAAGAGCATCCCCTTGAGCTCGAGAGATTGAAGATTGAGAGCGAGGTTTCCGAAGACATAATTGTGGAAAATGGAACACTCCAAAGGAGAGATGATGAAGCAGACGTCAGCAATTAG
- a CDS encoding cytochrome c family protein gives MRTLKLVIMSMFLMSVVSYAADTKHQYVGVQVCKMCHQTEKNGQQFQKWQASKHAEAMKVLSTPEAQKIADAKGIKGKASDAKECVECHETGYDAEASMLGPKFSKDDGVQCESCHGPGKDYMSMAVMKDRQKAVAAGLNLVSASDGSAEKLCDTCHNKKSPTFKAFDFKKMWAQIAHPAPKQ, from the coding sequence ATGCGAACCCTTAAACTCGTAATCATGTCGATGTTCCTGATGTCGGTCGTTTCTTATGCAGCTGATACCAAGCATCAATACGTCGGCGTGCAAGTTTGTAAGATGTGCCACCAGACCGAGAAGAACGGACAGCAGTTCCAGAAATGGCAAGCGAGCAAACACGCCGAAGCAATGAAAGTGCTTTCAACTCCTGAGGCGCAGAAGATCGCGGATGCGAAGGGAATAAAAGGTAAAGCGTCCGATGCGAAAGAATGTGTCGAATGTCATGAAACCGGATATGACGCCGAAGCATCTATGCTTGGACCGAAGTTCAGCAAAGACGACGGTGTGCAATGCGAATCCTGCCACGGACCCGGAAAAGACTATATGTCAATGGCTGTGATGAAGGATCGACAGAAAGCTGTCGCAGCCGGTCTTAACCTGGTTTCAGCTTCCGATGGCAGCGCGGAAAAACTTTGTGATACCTGCCACAACAAAAAGAGCCCGACCTTCAAGGCTTTTGATTTCAAGAAGATGTGGGCGCAGATAGCTCATCCGGCGCCGAAGCAGTAG
- a CDS encoding universal stress protein yields MATVNLKKILVPQDFSDYSLHALRYAITLADLFKSELLVLHIVEPIVYPADFSFGQVSIPAMEEEIRKHSEEQLAELVEREIPAGVKSSSMIRIGKPFIEIVEVARSENIDLIVISSHGRTGMDHVLFGSTADKVVRKAPCPVLTIRPHEHEFVIP; encoded by the coding sequence ATGGCAACCGTCAATCTTAAGAAGATTCTCGTGCCGCAGGATTTTTCCGACTATTCTCTTCACGCACTGCGGTATGCAATTACACTGGCTGACCTGTTTAAATCTGAACTTCTCGTGCTGCACATCGTTGAGCCGATCGTGTATCCGGCGGATTTCAGCTTCGGTCAGGTGAGCATTCCTGCCATGGAGGAGGAAATAAGGAAGCACAGCGAGGAACAACTCGCTGAACTGGTAGAACGTGAAATACCGGCCGGAGTGAAATCCTCGTCGATGATAAGAATCGGAAAACCATTTATTGAAATCGTGGAGGTCGCGCGATCGGAAAACATCGACCTCATTGTGATTTCGTCTCACGGAAGAACGGGAATGGACCATGTTCTCTTCGGAAGTACCGCCGACAAGGTCGTCCGCAAGGCCCCATGCCCGGTGCTCACCATCCGACCGCATGAACACGAGTTCGTAATCCCGTAG
- a CDS encoding CxxxxCH/CxxCH domain-containing protein, with amino-acid sequence MKNRLRFFLAILIAAAFGACSKLQNNALAPVQSTGDIHPAGWTLITSPNFHGKYIKTNKYDLSTCESCHGTDLKGGMTQKSCYKCHDGASGPLSCNTCHGSNLNPAPPSDLAGDTLTSAAGVGAHQSHLAGSDFLSSVQCSSCHIVPQSAAPGVHPAGTGKALIVFSNVAVTQTNTPGSRYYDSTMATIRPVPSFNPQTLQCSNTYCHGNFKGGNNFTPTWTSVGMNQDACGTCHGTASNPAPSTSIHEGAVYQGPSSQNCYFCHEPMMGPNGIQDSSMHVTGQLTLYGRQVSEW; translated from the coding sequence ATGAAAAACCGTTTGAGATTCTTCCTAGCTATCCTGATCGCTGCGGCATTCGGAGCTTGTAGCAAACTGCAGAATAACGCACTCGCGCCTGTCCAATCGACCGGCGACATTCATCCGGCTGGCTGGACTCTGATTACCTCTCCGAATTTTCATGGGAAGTACATCAAGACAAACAAATACGACTTGAGCACATGTGAATCCTGCCACGGAACTGATCTTAAAGGGGGGATGACGCAGAAGTCGTGCTACAAATGCCATGACGGCGCGTCCGGACCTCTCTCCTGCAACACGTGTCACGGAAGCAACCTTAATCCGGCGCCGCCTTCGGATCTGGCAGGCGACACGCTGACCTCGGCCGCTGGAGTTGGAGCGCACCAATCGCACCTTGCCGGTAGCGACTTTCTTTCTTCTGTCCAGTGCTCTTCATGTCATATCGTGCCACAAAGCGCGGCTCCGGGCGTTCATCCTGCCGGTACCGGAAAGGCTTTGATCGTTTTTTCAAATGTGGCAGTCACACAAACAAACACACCAGGGTCACGTTATTACGACAGCACAATGGCGACGATTCGCCCGGTTCCTTCTTTCAATCCGCAGACTCTGCAATGTTCGAACACTTATTGCCACGGCAATTTCAAGGGCGGCAATAATTTCACACCTACCTGGACAAGTGTGGGCATGAATCAAGATGCTTGCGGGACATGTCATGGTACAGCGTCGAATCCGGCTCCATCGACATCAATTCATGAAGGCGCTGTATATCAGGGACCATCGTCTCAGAATTGTTACTTCTGTCACGAGCCGATGATGGGTCCCAACGGTATCCAGGACAGCTCCATGCATGTTACCGGCCAGCTCACGCTCTATGGGAGACAGGTAAGCGAGTGGTGA
- a CDS encoding cytochrome c3 family protein yields the protein MKSFRSFGIVGLVALLSISNLIASKDAPAVDNSKLIKFSHSKHVNDVGVACADCHTAVTSSSKETDFLLPTMETCYTCHDQSSTSCTFCHTSSDSTTYQDFVQTKSEVYFSHKQHAGDLKLKCETCHQGLDKVAYSSEDPDALPKMELCTVCHGQGETNVDVKKVEHAVVAAPGACENCHKDLTKLVPASHRQPDFRTQHKDFVNASGPQNDCKSCHSSTSCQECHDASNMAKDLTPGQLYVPSTPSLSPLTTHKNTTEERVHPMDYRFTHSIDAKGRESNCYTCHDERTFCVQCHSSEANGERIKPVWHDGGDFITFGVGSGGGRHAQYARKDIESCASCHDSQGADPTCITCHNDPDGIRGNDPKTHPAFFMHDVEGNWHTDAGSVCYTCHTDANAHPGGRPGIGFCGYCHGSKPGD from the coding sequence ATGAAAAGTTTCAGATCGTTCGGAATCGTCGGGCTGGTCGCGCTTCTGTCAATTTCCAATCTAATTGCTTCGAAGGACGCGCCGGCGGTCGATAATTCCAAACTCATAAAGTTCTCACACAGTAAACATGTGAATGATGTCGGCGTCGCATGCGCAGATTGCCATACCGCAGTGACGTCCAGCTCGAAAGAGACCGATTTCCTTCTGCCCACGATGGAAACGTGCTACACTTGCCACGATCAATCGTCGACAAGCTGCACATTCTGTCACACTTCGTCGGATTCAACAACCTATCAGGATTTTGTTCAGACGAAAAGTGAAGTCTACTTCTCCCACAAACAGCATGCAGGCGACCTAAAGTTGAAGTGCGAGACTTGTCACCAGGGATTGGATAAAGTCGCCTACTCGTCTGAAGATCCCGATGCGCTCCCGAAAATGGAGCTCTGCACGGTATGCCACGGTCAGGGAGAGACCAATGTTGATGTAAAAAAAGTGGAGCATGCGGTCGTAGCTGCGCCCGGTGCCTGCGAGAACTGCCACAAGGATCTTACGAAACTTGTGCCGGCGAGTCACCGCCAACCGGATTTCCGCACGCAGCATAAGGACTTTGTGAATGCGAGCGGACCACAGAACGATTGCAAATCTTGCCACTCGTCGACGTCTTGTCAGGAATGCCATGACGCCTCCAACATGGCGAAGGATCTGACTCCCGGCCAGCTTTACGTACCGTCTACACCCTCGCTTTCGCCTCTCACGACTCATAAGAATACCACCGAGGAACGCGTCCATCCGATGGACTATAGATTCACGCATTCCATCGACGCTAAGGGGCGCGAGAGCAACTGCTACACATGCCATGACGAGAGGACCTTCTGCGTGCAGTGCCACTCGTCCGAGGCAAACGGCGAGCGCATCAAACCGGTGTGGCATGATGGAGGAGATTTTATCACTTTCGGGGTCGGAAGCGGAGGCGGGAGACATGCTCAGTACGCACGAAAAGATATCGAGAGTTGCGCGAGCTGTCACGACTCGCAGGGTGCCGATCCCACGTGCATAACCTGCCACAACGATCCTGACGGCATTCGAGGAAACGATCCGAAAACCCATCCAGCTTTCTTCATGCACGATGTTGAAGGGAACTGGCACACAGATGCTGGATCCGTTTGTTACACATGCCACACCGATGCCAACGCCCATCCGGGTGGAAGACCCGGTATAGGCTTCTGTGGCTACTGCCACGGCAGCAAACCGGGAGACTGA
- a CDS encoding sigma-54 dependent transcriptional regulator: MSARVLLVDDEHNILRTMKICLESIGLEVTALSKPDEALRVAAQKQFDIGFFDLKMYPMDGLHLLNEVKKFCPDIIAVIVTAHGSVDTAVQAIKQGAYDYLQKPFDFQELQHFAQKVFEHFKLQKELKDLQQKLMEYEAAEDIVTINPQMLSVLNLAREIANTNISVLIEGESGTGKELFAKFIHKSSSRCSAPFMTVNCAALSESLLESELFGHVKGSFTGAVKDRQGRFEMADGGTVFLDEITEIPTTTQAKLLRFLQSREFERVGDSQTMKVDVRFIAATNRDLKEALAGGRFRDDLYYRVNGVTMRLPPLRERPDDIPVLIKHFIKKFGGDSIPEIGPEAFRLLTDYQWPGNIRQLENVIERAVLLAHGKKIEMFHLPDELSREESKRLISLEEMEKDYIARVIHETATVEEASRVLGIDPATLWRKRKKYGL, encoded by the coding sequence ATGAGCGCTAGAGTACTTCTAGTCGACGACGAACACAATATTCTTCGTACTATGAAGATTTGTCTCGAGTCTATAGGGCTTGAAGTCACGGCGTTGTCGAAGCCGGACGAAGCACTTCGAGTCGCGGCGCAGAAACAATTCGATATCGGGTTCTTCGATTTGAAAATGTATCCGATGGACGGACTGCATCTCCTCAACGAGGTCAAAAAATTCTGTCCGGACATAATCGCAGTGATCGTGACGGCACACGGCTCAGTCGACACTGCCGTGCAGGCAATAAAGCAGGGAGCGTACGACTACCTTCAGAAACCTTTCGACTTTCAGGAGCTGCAGCATTTCGCTCAAAAAGTCTTCGAACATTTCAAGCTCCAGAAGGAACTGAAGGACCTTCAGCAGAAACTGATGGAATACGAAGCCGCTGAAGACATCGTGACGATCAATCCGCAAATGCTTTCCGTCCTTAACCTGGCTCGCGAAATCGCAAACACGAACATCAGCGTTTTGATCGAAGGTGAGAGCGGGACGGGCAAGGAGCTCTTCGCGAAATTCATACACAAATCAAGTTCAAGATGTTCTGCGCCTTTCATGACGGTAAATTGCGCAGCGCTCTCAGAAAGCCTTCTCGAGAGCGAATTGTTCGGCCATGTCAAAGGTTCGTTTACAGGTGCCGTGAAAGACCGGCAGGGTCGGTTTGAAATGGCAGACGGCGGGACTGTGTTTCTCGACGAGATAACGGAAATCCCGACGACGACACAGGCGAAGCTCCTTCGCTTCCTGCAGAGCCGCGAGTTCGAGCGCGTCGGTGATTCACAGACGATGAAAGTAGACGTTCGATTCATCGCTGCGACAAACCGAGACCTCAAGGAAGCACTGGCAGGCGGAAGGTTCAGAGACGACCTGTACTACCGGGTAAACGGCGTGACAATGAGGCTCCCGCCGTTGCGGGAACGGCCCGATGATATTCCCGTCCTCATCAAACACTTCATCAAGAAATTTGGCGGCGATTCTATTCCCGAGATAGGTCCGGAAGCGTTCAGACTCCTCACAGATTACCAGTGGCCCGGAAACATCCGTCAGCTCGAAAATGTCATCGAGAGGGCGGTTCTCCTGGCTCACGGGAAGAAAATTGAGATGTTCCATCTCCCAGACGAGCTCAGCAGGGAGGAATCCAAACGGCTCATCTCACTTGAGGAAATGGAGAAGGACTACATCGCGCGCGTTATCCACGAGACCGCGACTGTTGAGGAAGCCTCGAGAGTTCTGGGAATAGATCCTGCCACTCTCTGGCGAAAGCGGAAAAAGTACGGGCTCTGA